In Thermoplasmatales archaeon, a genomic segment contains:
- a CDS encoding V-type ATPase subunit, with amino-acid sequence MILELFIAILGISIAISLFPSLFVLAKFSYANAKFSAIEPVFLKEREIERLLGCKNVEEFKNSIVSKDFILYGENAREIQESIDESYLKIIIMAMNDSPKSVRKFYRIWLKRAEIEKLKYAIRKKMGGEEFEVKVFDEEIKEIIEDLKKGEGEKLKNVFNVSLEMPFEEIEREIDKKIINELLELELPRHSRKAKNKFVRIMIDIMNIKAILRGKYYGLIDIEKNIIPHGWELAKWQIERLIKIDSISEIISLMEGTSYYPPLKEAIVDFEREGVTAFERALDKHLINISNLIANENPLAIGPGIRFLIEKEYEVRNLKAIVKGIEEKMAELARRMVIA; translated from the coding sequence ATGATTCTTGAGCTATTTATAGCAATATTGGGCATCAGCATCGCTATAAGTTTATTTCCTTCTCTTTTCGTTCTTGCAAAATTTTCATATGCAAATGCAAAATTTAGTGCAATTGAACCAGTTTTTTTAAAGGAAAGAGAAATTGAAAGATTGCTTGGTTGCAAAAATGTTGAAGAATTTAAAAATAGCATTGTGAGCAAAGATTTTATTTTATATGGAGAAAATGCGAGAGAGATTCAAGAAAGCATTGATGAAAGCTACCTTAAAATAATAATTATGGCAATGAATGATTCTCCTAAAAGTGTCAGAAAATTCTACAGGATATGGCTTAAAAGAGCGGAAATAGAAAAGCTTAAATACGCTATTAGGAAAAAGATGGGTGGAGAGGAATTTGAAGTAAAGGTTTTTGATGAAGAAATAAAGGAAATTATAGAAGATTTAAAAAAAGGAGAAGGAGAAAAATTAAAAAATGTTTTTAATGTTTCTCTTGAAATGCCTTTTGAGGAGATAGAGAGGGAAATAGATAAAAAAATTATAAATGAATTGCTTGAATTGGAACTTCCGAGGCATTCAAGGAAGGCAAAAAATAAATTTGTAAGGATAATGATAGATATAATGAATATAAAGGCCATTTTAAGGGGAAAATATTACGGGCTCATAGATATAGAAAAAAATATAATTCCACATGGCTGGGAGCTGGCAAAATGGCAAATAGAAAGGCTGATAAAAATAGATTCAATATCGGAAATAATCTCTCTCATGGAAGGAACTTCTTATTACCCTCCTCTGAAAGAAGCAATTGTCGATTTTGAAAGAGAAGGTGTAACCGCTTTTGAAAGAGCCCTTGATAAGCATTTAATAAATATTTCAAATTTGATAGCAAATGAAAATCCCCTTGCAATCGGTCCGGGGATAAGATTTTTAATTGAAAAAGAATATGAGGTAAGAAACCTTAAGGCAATTGTAAAAGGAATAGAAGAGAAAATGGCGGAGCTCGCCAGGCGGATGGTGATTGCTTGA